One Sphingopyxis macrogoltabida DNA window includes the following coding sequences:
- a CDS encoding IS6-like element IS6100 family transposase — MTDFKWRHFQGDVILWAVRWYCRYPISYRDLEEMLAERGISVDHTTIYRWVQCYAPEMEKRLRWFWRRGFDPSWRLDETYVKVRGKWTYLYRAVDKRGDTIDFYLSPTRSAKAAKRFLGKALRGLKHWEKPATLNTDKAPSYGAAITELKREGKLDRETAHRQVKYLNNVIEADHGKLKILIKPVRGFKSIPTAYATIKGFEVMRALRKGQARPWCLQPGIRGEVRLVERAFGIGPSALTEAMGMLNHHFAAAA, encoded by the coding sequence ATGACGGATTTCAAGTGGCGCCATTTCCAGGGTGATGTGATCCTGTGGGCGGTGCGCTGGTATTGTCGCTATCCGATCAGCTATCGCGACCTTGAGGAAATGCTGGCGGAACGCGGCATTTCGGTCGACCATACGACGATCTATCGCTGGGTCCAGTGCTACGCCCCGGAGATGGAGAAGCGGCTGCGCTGGTTCTGGCGGCGTGGCTTTGATCCGAGCTGGCGCCTGGATGAAACCTACGTCAAGGTGCGGGGCAAGTGGACCTACCTGTACCGGGCAGTCGACAAGCGGGGCGACACGATCGATTTCTACCTGTCGCCGACCCGCAGCGCCAAGGCAGCGAAGCGGTTCCTGGGCAAGGCCCTGCGAGGCCTGAAGCACTGGGAAAAGCCTGCCACGCTCAATACCGACAAAGCGCCGAGCTATGGTGCAGCGATCACCGAATTGAAGCGCGAAGGAAAGCTGGACCGGGAGACGGCCCACCGGCAGGTGAAGTATCTCAATAACGTGATCGAGGCCGATCACGGAAAGCTCAAGATACTGATCAAGCCGGTGCGCGGTTTCAAATCGATCCCCACGGCCTATGCCACGATCAAGGGATTCGAAGTCATGCGAGCCCTGCGCAAAGGACAGGCTCGCCCCTGGTGCCTGCAGCCCGGCATCAGGGGCGAGGTGCGCCTTGTGGAGAGAGCTTTTGGCATTGGGCCCTCGGCGCTGACGGAGGCCATGGGCATGCTCAACCACCATTTCGCAGCAGCCGCCTGA
- a CDS encoding lytic transglycosylase domain-containing protein, with amino-acid sequence MFLETGAVLSLAAQCAPAVAPHTIAAIVDAESSNYVFAINVNGVASQPRRPRNEAEAIATARSYVARGYSVDLGLGQINSRNMGWLGLTWDTVFKQCSNIEAAGRVLLSNFRSAKTGRTPQEALRVALSMYNTGSQSRGFRNGYVARVENAGRRVSGRPATAIPTVIVGDQPASAAMSDTGAGRVPVELAEIAAENMEAAPPPAPPAWDVFGRAQHARIGS; translated from the coding sequence GTGTTCCTCGAAACCGGGGCCGTTCTTTCGCTGGCGGCGCAATGCGCCCCAGCGGTAGCGCCGCATACGATCGCCGCGATCGTGGATGCGGAATCTTCGAACTATGTTTTTGCGATCAACGTCAACGGCGTGGCCAGTCAGCCTCGCCGTCCGCGTAATGAGGCTGAGGCCATCGCAACCGCGCGCTCCTATGTGGCTCGCGGCTACAGCGTGGATCTCGGCCTCGGCCAAATCAATTCACGCAACATGGGATGGCTCGGCCTAACGTGGGACACTGTTTTCAAGCAGTGCTCCAATATCGAAGCGGCAGGCCGGGTGCTCCTGTCCAATTTCCGTTCGGCCAAGACGGGGCGCACCCCGCAAGAGGCCCTTCGGGTCGCACTCAGCATGTATAACACAGGCTCTCAATCGAGAGGTTTCCGCAACGGCTATGTCGCCCGCGTGGAGAACGCAGGTCGCCGCGTCAGCGGTCGGCCTGCGACCGCAATCCCGACTGTCATCGTGGGCGATCAGCCCGCCAGCGCCGCCATGAGCGACACTGGCGCCGGTCGTGTGCCGGTGGAGCTGGCGGAAATCGCAGCGGAGAACATGGAGGCGGCTCCACCGCCTGCACCGCCTGCGTGGGATGTTTTCGGCCGCGCCCAACACGCGCGGATTGGTTCGTAA
- a CDS encoding TrbC/VirB2 family protein, producing MFRIWKIKAESRLDALLARLKPSPLMARALPLSLLASLLVAEPAFAQANFEGLADNILGLLSNGLLRTLAIIAIIVVGLLWFLGRASVQMLVTVVVGVVIVFSAPWIVDTITG from the coding sequence ATGTTTCGTATCTGGAAGATCAAGGCTGAATCCCGGCTCGATGCGCTGCTCGCGCGTCTCAAGCCCTCGCCGCTCATGGCGCGCGCGCTGCCCCTGTCGCTGCTGGCAAGCCTGCTCGTAGCGGAGCCGGCTTTTGCGCAGGCAAACTTTGAAGGCCTGGCCGACAACATTCTCGGCCTGCTGAGCAACGGTTTGCTCCGCACGCTTGCGATCATCGCGATCATCGTCGTTGGCCTTCTGTGGTTCCTCGGCCGCGCGTCGGTGCAGATGCTCGTCACGGTCGTAGTTGGCGTGGTGATCGTGTTCTCCGCGCCTTGGATCGTCGACACGATTACGGGGTGA
- a CDS encoding type IV secretion system protein VirB3 produces the protein MDGQEEMTKDPLFLAVTRPALWAGVPIEAGALIIMAGAITLVGSGNPLYGGAAAVALYAMARLIVRHDVNAFRLIFLWGRTKAANRNRVFWGGSSYTPLPLYGIKRKGFGRGVR, from the coding sequence ATGGACGGTCAGGAAGAAATGACAAAAGACCCGCTGTTCTTGGCCGTCACCCGCCCCGCTTTGTGGGCGGGTGTTCCCATTGAAGCGGGCGCGCTCATCATCATGGCGGGCGCAATCACGTTAGTTGGTTCGGGCAATCCTCTCTACGGCGGCGCGGCCGCCGTCGCGCTTTATGCGATGGCGCGGCTTATCGTTCGGCATGACGTGAACGCATTCCGGCTGATCTTCCTGTGGGGCCGGACCAAAGCGGCGAACCGGAACCGCGTCTTTTGGGGTGGATCGAGCTACACGCCGCTGCCGCTCTACGGAATCAAGCGAAAGGGATTTGGTCGTGGTGTTCGGTAA